A segment of the Mercurialis annua linkage group LG4, ddMerAnnu1.2, whole genome shotgun sequence genome:
TCTAAGGTCATGAGTTTGGGTGTTTGTGTCTCAATAATGAAGCTTAGTCTAATTGGGTTGATTTACCGTATGTTTGGTGTACTGTTTGTGTTCTTTCTTGTGAGATTTGCTTGTAACACAAGAAATTGATGTTCATTTAATAAAAtggacaaaataaataatttgattttgtatttgttttccGTGCATTGTGTTACGCGTGAATAATCAAATATGGATTGAGTTTCTTGTGAAAATAAATGGCAATCATAAATTTGATGAAGACTGTTTCAAATAGGAAGCTCTAAAAGATAGATATGATCAAGATAAAATGATTTGTTATATccataattttgattattttgttaaatatatctCTAAGAAACAATATCGATAGTTTGATccgtcaattttataaattaaaataaatatattcaatCTTCAATTCAACCCTATATTTGGACAcataattcttattttaaagCAAAATTACCCTTCCTAAACTGAATTAAAGATCAATTGTACGTGTAGAATAATCATTCATGTAATGagaaatctataaaaataaattttaaaaatgattaatgTAATTTGAAGTTTGgatatatttatttcatttttaaaattggctGATCGGAATAtccaaaatatattttaaagatttatttaaataaatacttaaaattatgaatataaattcattttgcCTATTATAAACGATTGTACTTTTTTAATAAGTCAAAATAATTCATAACCAACCGAGAGTCCGGTACGAGAGTTTGTAAAATATTTTCCTTTGAGTTATGGGTTGTTTAAAAGTAGTACTGTATTCAGATTGAATACCATATGTTTGGTGTACTTTTTCTTTGAAAGTTGTTTGTTAAACGTGTAGTTAACACAAgatattttagaataaaaatgaCTTATCCAAAAACACAAATTCGAAGATTGAATTCACCCAAAATagttaaaatgaatttatttggTTTTGAGACACAAGTTTGAAATgttgaagtgggaaatcccatattgattgtgtgtgtgaatggacatgtgtttaaatattagttgggcacctccacttgataccaattggttttaagatggaatctaacatagTATCAAAgtcttgtccattcacacaatttgaatttggcccggcccacgtgagTTGCACGTGAGAGGGGATTGGTTAATCGGCCCGGACACcctacgcgtgagggggagtgttgaagtgggaaatcccacattgattgtgtgtgtgaatggacatgtgtttaaatattagttgggcacctTCACTTGATACCAATtagttttaagatggaatctaacatgaaAGACATTAACCTTTtactttaataaattttatagaaaaaatgtTACGTGACAGGTcttgttaattaattatttcccTAGATGCATATAATATAAAGGATTTGGGTAAGGTATGCATATGCCCTAAGTAAGGCAAGTATAAATATGTCAACtaacaattaattaatgtaTAAGCACATAGAAATAGttgtaaaacaatttatttagaGCTTTTTATATACCAACTATCAACTTTCAGAAAAGAAAATATACCAACTATCACTTAATTATCGGCTGGATATATCATATATGGGTCACAgaagacttttttttatttcatataaaaattaaagttggaGTGGCGATTCGTTAagcaaattgtaaaatttacgaagacaaaatattttttttctcataCAGAAAATATTTATAGATTAAGTCAAGTGGTGGAAGTTTAGTTATTGAAGATCATGCACCATTTATAGAAGAGAGAAGTTAACCGAATTGATTAAATCAAGTGCGCGGATTATGCTTCGTATTTTAAGTGGTTTATTATAATGAACAGTACTATATCATTTTACCCTTTCAGCTATGTACAAAGTAGTAAAAacgtcaaaaatttaaaaataaaattaaaaatacccTGAATTTATCCAAACCAAAACCCCCTATGTTGATGTGGCATCTAAATCTGAGAATgagattctaaattttaaataatttactgtaatgaactctaattaatttaatctaatcaaacatttaatccttattaatttaattagattaaacatttaatctaaattttaagAATGATAAATTCATCAGTGTCCTTTACAACAACATCACCACTGTCCCTCTTCCTCCATCCCCACCACCACCCAAAATTTTAAGAATGATAAATTTAGCGGCGGATACTTTGCAAAATGAAATGCCAAACATGGCGCCAATTATTTCCAAAAAGAATTTAGCAATAGATGCGGAATTTGTAGCTATTTAGCAACGGATTTCcacatccgtcgctaattagcaaGGATCATTAGATCCGTCGTGAATTTGGCGAGGGGTCCTTAGATCCCTCGACGGCATTAATTTTCCCATCGCTACTCATTTAGCAATGACAAATATATACCAACAGACACCGTTAATCGGTAATCCGTTGCTACATGTGTTTAGCGCTAGATTTTTACCGTCGCTAAAAAGCTGTATTTTCAGTAGCGATATATTCCTGTTGGTAACTGACTGTAAATTTAATGGCAGCTATATTGCCCTTATGAACTAATATCACAAttgtatatataattaaattcatgAAAATCAATCGGTTTTTACTGTTCGACCAGTTCGATGGTCTCCTAAATTTTTTCTGTTGAAAGCAGTTGAATTACAACAGTTCCGGTTTTCAAGAGGAACTGAAACTGACTGGCTTTCAATTCTTGGTTGAACCAAAATTGAACCAATTAGTGAGGTCCGATTCTTAAACAATAGTATTTCtttgtatatatattagaaTTTTGTTGAgtgtaaaaaaaaataccatCTTAATTTTCCAAGTCAACCATTTATCTTGCATGCATGTCCGCAATTTGAGATCTAGTCACCATGATTTCAGAATTGTAAGAATTACAACAATGCCATTATTTTTGTGTATATAAAGGGATCGCTGCGTCTCAACAAGAACACCAAACCATGAATTTGAATATGAAAATGGAAGCAAAAAGCTCCAATCTGATCTCATTGTTGCTTCTGCTTTTACTCATAATTAACTCTTCTGTCCCGACGTATCAGGCGCAGAGTCCCGCCGTGCCGGTTTCCAAGTTCGATAGTAGCTATTTTCCACAAGGGTTTTTGTGGGGCACAGCCACTTCTGCTTATCAGGTACGtcgtgtatatatatatatatatatatatataaccattCTCTATTTCCATGCTGCTCCAAGTTTCATTACTAGAAAACAATGTATTACCGACAGAATTTTCCGAATTCatcactaatttattatttagtgaCGAAATTTGTGATAGTTTTGTGACGGattctaatatttatataaattcagACTGAAGGAGAAGCAAACTCAAAGGGCAGAGGACCTAGCACATGGGACACATTTACTCACAAGTTCCCAGAAAGGATAGACGATCGTAGCAATGGAGATGTTGCCACTAATTCCTACAATCTTTACAAAGTATGAACTACGTACCcttcaaattaatattatacATTCATACATATGTAACTTTTTACGAATCATATAGATGATATAAAATGATTCGACGTAACGTTTCAGGATGATAtcaagaaaatgaaaacaaatttgGGTATGAATGCTTTCAGATTCTCCATTTCATGGTCGAGAGTGATACCTAGTAAGTTTATTAATTTGGTGTAACTTGTGAGCTATTTAATTCATTTTCAAGCATTGAATGacgtataatttaaattttaaaaatttcaggtGGGAAATTAAGCAAAGGAGTAAATGAAGAAggaattaatttttacaatcgGCTTATCAATGAAACTTTAAAGAATGGTGACAATTTTATCCTTTTCTTCTTAATTATTACGTGAATTTTATTCACATGCATCCCCAAACTTAAATAGTCATAAGTATATAGAATAAATTCATCCACTATTCATATTTTATACTATTTCTTATAGTTTACTTAAAATTGTAGTAAGTTTTCTGTTAATAAAAAGTCAACTTTTAATCATATGCATAtcagcatatatatatatatatatatatatatatggaacctaattaaatcaaatagtGATGAAAATTTTGTATGTATgccctcaaaatcaaatattatgAACAAATATATTGCACGATTAGCACTCTATACCATATTAATTTTCGTTGTTTTGATATATACATGTGTAGGTTTGGTTCCTTTTGCAACCCTTTTTCATTGGGATGTTCCTCAAGGACTTGAAGATGAGTATGGTGGCTTCTTAAGCCCTAAGATAGTGTAAGCATACATTTTCTGACATTATGAAAAAGCAAGtttaatttacatattctaAGATTTATTTAAAGATTGAAATAACTAACAAGTgaaattcatttgaaatttGTAATATAGATCTGATTTTAAGGATTACGCAAACCTTTGCTTCCAAAGATTTGGAGATCGAGTAAAGAATTGGATCACTATAAATGAACCATATGTTTTTACTGTACATGGCTATGATAGGGGCGATTTGGCCCCCGGCCGATGCTCATCTTGGGTTAATAAAGCATGCCGAGCAGGAAATTCAGCGGTTGAACCATATATAGTTGGCCACAACGTGCTCCTTGCTCATGCAGCCGGTGTTCAAGCATATAAAAAACAGGTAAGTAACTTGTAGTAAAGGTTATATCcaaaatttaagttatttacTTATCTACATCTTGTGTTTTGAGCACTATATATAGGGTCAAAAGGGCAAAATTGGAATAACACTTGACGTGACTTGGCCGGTACCTTACTCCACAAGCGCAGCTGATCGTGCAGCTGCTCAAAGAAACCTTGAATTCTCTTATGGTTGGTGAGTGCACtcaaattatatagaaaaatacTTCTATAGGCTCGGTTCATTACGCTATCCGTAAACAGAACCAGCAAAATTTTAACACATCATTATGTGTTAAGGTCAATTACTTTTGTCTTGTCAAAACATGTTATTTGTATAATCGTAATaatgaaattgtattttattgtTAGGTTTATGGACCCCTTAACCTATGGTTATTATCCAAAGATAATGAGAAATCGAATAGGACGTCGATTGCCCTATTTCACAAAGAAACAAGCTCAGCAATTAAAAGGATCTTACGATTTTATTGGCATAAACTATTACACTGCAAATTTTGCTTCTGCAAATGTTACTCGCGATCCTAATCCAATTCATATTAGATTTGGAACTGAAAGTGCTGTTAATTTGACGAGTAAGTGAATTATTTTATTCTCAATCATGAATGATAttcctaattaattataaaaattctaaagaatcgcaatttcattttctttatataCAGAATTCAGAGATGGAAAACCCATTGGTTTGCAGGTTAGTGAAATAATAAAgattattaagaaaaatatataaaccgATTGAACATCTTTTGTCTAAcatgttaaaataaataaattcgcAGGCTTCTCCAAGTTGGTTATATGTATTTCCAGAAGGAATTCGATATGTTTTAAACTACACCAAAGATAAATATAATGATCCAGTACTTTATATTACAGAAAATGgtaagtttatattttatttattttacatgaTAGAATTAGtctcttaattaattttatggtttaaaatgtttaaattttgatattttttaaaggtATTGGTAATGATAAAAATGGTCGCAAAGATTTGATGaggataaaatattttgaggaCCATTTATGGAATGTGCTGAAATCTATATGGTAAGTAGTAGTggtacattttaattttagaaatatatgatcgaacaaattaattaatgtgcattataaattgaaattggattattatttttgggCAGTGATTACAAGGTTAATGTGAAAGGTTATTTTGCTTGGTCATTTGTGGACAACTTTGAGTGGTCAAATGGGTATACAGTAAAGATGGGTTTATTTGAGGTAGACCGAAATACAATGATCAGATATCCAAAACTCTCAGTTGGGTGGTTCAAGAATTTCCTCCAAAATAAGAATTCCACCGGCGGACCCAAATGCAGTAAAAACCGGCTAGCATAAGTTCGGATCCCACCGGCGGACCCGTATTTCCATATGGCTATTTCTCTTGTGAGATGTGTTTGTTGTACAAGAAAATAAGgttcattttttataaatggaCATAATAAATCGTTTGAATAAATATTTGGTTATCATGTATTATGTTacaaatgaataataaaatgtgaattgtgtatttttttttggtttgactATGAGGCGTTCTGAATGGGTTCGAACTATCAAACGGTACCTTTAAGCGTTTCACGTTCAGACTAATTTCCACTCGAGCCgggtaggtcccttgcgggaggcaaaactctgaccccaaattttaaacagctgTATACATGAGTACAGTTTGAATCCGCAACCTCACTTAATTCagaagagcgccttaccaactcatctgTAAGTAAATGGAGATTTTAAAACCAGTGAGGAATAACTCGAATAATTAGACTTTTTaagtacagtcgaccctctgataattaatacacatggtggatcaaaaatttattaattattagaattattaaatttgtataaaaaatattataaaagatattttaaagcatctacattaatagatctaatatta
Coding sequences within it:
- the LOC126677104 gene encoding beta-glucosidase 12-like; protein product: MNLNMKMEAKSSNLISLLLLLLLIINSSVPTYQAQSPAVPVSKFDSSYFPQGFLWGTATSAYQTEGEANSKGRGPSTWDTFTHKFPERIDDRSNGDVATNSYNLYKDDIKKMKTNLGMNAFRFSISWSRVIPSGKLSKGVNEEGINFYNRLINETLKNGLVPFATLFHWDVPQGLEDEYGGFLSPKIVSDFKDYANLCFQRFGDRVKNWITINEPYVFTVHGYDRGDLAPGRCSSWVNKACRAGNSAVEPYIVGHNVLLAHAAGVQAYKKQGQKGKIGITLDVTWPVPYSTSAADRAAAQRNLEFSYGWFMDPLTYGYYPKIMRNRIGRRLPYFTKKQAQQLKGSYDFIGINYYTANFASANVTRDPNPIHIRFGTESAVNLTKFRDGKPIGLQASPSWLYVFPEGIRYVLNYTKDKYNDPVLYITENGIGNDKNGRKDLMRIKYFEDHLWNVLKSICDYKVNVKGYFAWSFVDNFEWSNGYTVKMGLFEVDRNTMIRYPKLSVGWFKNFLQNKNSTGGPKCSKNRLA